ATGCCCGCCTGGTTCGTGACGACGGCGACGACATATCCGGCGCGGTTTGCTGTGCGCACGAGCTCAAAAACGCCGCCTATGAAGACACAGTCTTCCTCACGATGTACATAGCCGAAGTCTTCGTTGATAACCCCATCGCGATCGAGAAAGAGCGCCCTACGCTTCATCGACGCTCGCCTGGAAGAGCTGCGGAATGAACGTCTGCGCACGCGCATAATCTTGCGGCACACCAATATCGATGAATTCACCGACTTGCGCATACACGCGCACATCAACCGAACTGAGGGACTTTTCGAGAAAATCCCGTTCGAAAGAAAATTTTTCGGGGAAATCGCGCGAAAGCAGACGCGTGGCGTTTATTGCATAGACCCCCGCATTGATTAAACCCGCGCCTTCGTGCTTTTCCTTGAATGCGGCAAGACGGCCGGTTTTCGCGTCGATATCGATGGTACCGTAACGTGAGGCGTCGGCAACGTGCGTCGCTGCCATCACGATGTCCGCATCCGTCTCCTGTAAATGCGCGCTTAGAGCGCTCAGATCGACCTCACAAAGCGTGTCGCCGTTCATGACTAGCGTCGCGGGGACACCGTACGAGCGCAACGCGTGGATGATGGCACCGCCGGTGCCAAGCGGCTCGCGCTCTTCAACAAACGACACTGCGATATCCGGACGCGACGACGCAACAAAATCCCTGATGCTGTCCCGCCCGAATCCGAGCGACAGCACGGCTTCAGGAACGCCTTGTCGCGCAAGCGCCTGTAGTAACCAGCCAAGAAATGGCCGACCGCCAATCGGCGCAAGCGCTTTTGGACATTCATCGCCGAGCACGGAGCGTAGCCGCGTGCCAAAGCCGCCAGCAAGTATCAGGCATGGCAGCGGCGAGTTCACCCGAAGATCTCCTCTTCAACGAGACCGCAAATGATATGGCCGCACACGAGATGCCCTTCCTGGATCTTTGGAGTTTCGGCGGAAGGCATGTCGAGCAAAACGTCGCAGCGTTCGCGCATCATTGCAGCGCCGGGCCCATTGCCCGTAAAACCCACGGTATATAAGCCGGCAGCGCGCGCCGCTTCCAGAGCTCGCAGAATGTTCGGCGAGCGGCCCGAAGTCGAATAGGCCCAAAACACATCGCCGGCTCTACCCGTCGCCTGAATTTGCCGCTCAAAAAGCCTTTCATAGCCATAGTCATTGCCGATGGCCGTCATCACTGACGTATCGACCGTCAAGGCAAAAGCCGGCAAGCCTGGGCGGTCGAACATGAAACGGCTCACAAATTCGCCTGCAATGTGTTGCGCATCCGCTGCGCTTCCGCCATTGCCTGCAAGCAGAACCTTGTTGCCGTCACGAAACGCTTGCGTAATGCGCGCCGCAACGCGCTGTATGCGCTCGATCAGACCTTCATCAGCGCCAATCGCTTGCATGACCTTTGCGGTCTTCGCGATCTCTTCTCGTACGCTCATGCTCATCTGGACTTTCTCCATGAATGTGCGCCAAGATCCGTAAAGGTGCAGTTAAGGACGCTGCCATTCAGATGTGTATTCGCGCGCAATGCACGCATGAGCCCCGCACGATCAACCGGATCGACAAAGAACATCATGAAGCCGCCGCCGCCTGCACCCGACACCTTGCCGCCCTTCGCGCCCGCGTTCACCGCGATGCGATAAAGCTCGTCGATGACCGGATTGGAAATGCTCTTCGCCATGCGCTTCTTGGACTCCCAGCCATCGCGCATGGATGCGGCGAATGCGTTGAAATCGGCCTTCAGGACGGCCTCCTTCATGCGCACCGCTTCTTCCTTGACGCGATGAAGCGCCGCAAGCGATTCCCCTGCGCCGTTTACGACGTTCGCGCTTTGTTCCCTGATGATGTTCGCCGATTCGCGCGAGACGCCCGTGAAGTACAGCACGAGCGAAGCTTCGATTTCGGCCTTCGTTTCCTGCTTGATGCGCAGCGGATTCACAATCACCCGGTCGCCGTAGAATTCCATGAAATTCAGGCCGCCGAATGTGGCTGCGTACTGGTCCTGCTTGCCGCCGGCAAGGCTCAGATCGACACGCTCGATATCGTGCGCAAGCGATGCGACGTCGTATTCTCCGAGCGGTAGCGATAGCAGCTCGCAGAAGGCCTGCACGAGTGCAACCACAATCGTCGATGACGATCCCAGACCGGAACCCGGAGGCGCCTCCGAATAGGTTGTGATAGTCACGGCAAGCGGATGACCACCGTTGAATTCCCTGACGATCCGGTTATAGACACCCACATGCAAAGCAAGGCCATCGCGCGTTTGGAGCTGCGGCGCGACGGGGCCTATCCATCGTATATCCGTATCGGCGGCGACGAGCTCGATAGTCGCGTCATCGCGCGGCGCGATGGATGCGTAAGCGAATTTATCGATCGTGACGTTGAGCGCAAGGCCGCCGAAGCGGTCAGAGTAAGGCGACACGTCAGTGCCGCCGCCTGCGAGCCCCAGTCGCAGGGGTGCCCGTGAACGGGCGACGAAATCGGTCATTATTTTTAGTCTCGCTCTCTGTAACCACTGCTCCGATTTCTGACTCCATACGACGTCGCTTTGAGGTAGTCCACAATTATTTCCTCTCTTCTGAATTGTTGATTGGAAGGAAGTAGCGCCATCGTTTGGAAGTCTTTGCCGCGGGTGATTTCCATTTTTGAGAGCGATGTATCTCTCCGTAGAAACCCCATTGAATTGCAGCAAACGCGATTGTCATCAGGCACGATTTGAGGATGGATTCTGCTACACGCAAATTTCCGCATTGGTGTGCCGCCGCACACAAGCCGCTAAGTCCGTGTACGTCGCCCGAAAAGTGACCCGCGTTTAGGGGTCGTGCCGGCTGAAAACTGAGCCGAGTATTTAGTCTAATCTGCCCGTTTTGGGGCGGGGGTTTGAAGGTGATGCCGATAACGGTGATTGGCAATTGCGGCGGATGTTTCAGATTGGTGCGCGAAATACGGCACTCGCCCTTTTTTGTGCTAAATCTCACGGGCTCCCGTAGGGCCTTTATTTATAAGGTTTTCATCGGCTCTGACTCGTATCAGGATGCCCCAAAGGCATCTGCGATCACATGCGTGGCCGCAAATGTCGCTGCGTGGGACAGAATAGTCTGCCCGCCCGACTTTCGGAATTCGACGTGGAGCGCTATTTCGCGTTGACTGACAGCGACATTGCCGCAGTCGAACGATTCCAGCAAACGTTTGCGTAGAGCGGTTGAATCCGCACGCCTTAATGGCCTGTCGCGCGCTGAGATTTTCAATCCCGGCTCACTCGCGCCGGAACTACTGCGCCGATCGGAGGAAGTGTGCGACGAGGTTATCGAGCGTGCACGCGACGCCGCGGATGCCCTCGAAGCCGCGAACGCCCGCATCGCCTACGCCAGCGAGTTTGCACCCGACGCCGAAGGACTGCCCGACGTCGGCAGCATTCACGCGAATATACGGGGCGATGAAGGCCGAACTCGACCGCGTCAACCATTTGCCTGTTTTCAGGTGCGTCGCGGAACTCCAGCAAGACGCGGCGCGGTATCGCTGGCTGTGTCGCCAAGCGGTGGCAGTTAGGAACTATGCCAGCGGCAACCCTAATTAGGAAATTGATTGGGCGCTGCGCGGAGAATCTTTCGAGGTCGCTATTGACGCCGCTATCGCGCAGAAGGATGGGTGATGGGACTAAAAATTTGTGAAGAGCGCTGCAATCAGTGCTTGTTCAGCGAGAACCGCATCGTCAGCAAGACACGCATGACGCAGATCGTACGCGACTGCCGCCGCAACGACACCTATTTCCAATGCCACAAGCACACCATCGCCGACAGGGATGTGATGTGCCGTGGCTACTATGAAACGCAGCCGCCGAGCCAGTTCATGAAAGCCGAACGACTGTCGGTATCTGCTTGAGTTTGGCGGATTAATAAGTGGCTTAAGAAACAATAAGATCTGCAATGGAACAATAAGATTCGTAATGCTGGAGTCAAGATCAAACCACTACGAGAAGAAAAATCATGAAAACAATGCCACAACTCCAAATTCCTCCTCTTGCTGAGGGCGAAGTGTATGTCGGCGCAACGGGCAACAAGGACGGCTATCTTTATCACGTCATTTTGCTGCCGGGCGATAGAGAGCCTGCATCGTGGACTGCTCAACTCGACTGGGCCAAGAGCATCGGCGGTGACCTGCCGAACTGCGAGGAAATGCCCATGTTGTTCGCCAACTTCCGCGACCGGTTCAAGGAGGAGCACTACTGGAGCAACCAGGAGGATCCCCACTTCATCGAGTGGGCCCGGTCTTATTTCTTCCGCTACGGTACCGAGAGCAGGCTCCCCATCAACGGCGAGTTCCGTGCCCGCGCCGTACGTAGATTGCCAATTTAATCACTTGTGCAATCCGAAGAAGTCGCTTCAACTTTTTGAATGCCGTTTCTTTGGCGCGTTGGAATCCATAGCGCAGGTAGGGAGCACGGGTTCCGACGCGCGCCGATGATGTTCGCCCGAGATCTCGTCGAGCGTCGGATGCGCGTGCTAAGTTTTGAATCAAGAACAATACACCGCGAGAAGAACAGTCATGAAAGCCCGAGGAATATCCATGAACGGAAGACAATCGCTTTTGATGGCGCTTGCTATTACTCTAATCCTGAGTGGTTGCGGGAATGGCGGAAGTTCGACGACCGGCAGCTCGCCAACCAGCACTATCACTTCCACTCCCACTCCCACTCCAACCGCTACAAGTGGCCACTATGGGGCATATTCACAGTCGGTCTCCGGCTACTATCAAGTCTTTGTCGTGGACACAAGCACGGGTGTTACGATCCAAATCTCGAGCATCGGGAATAACACGTCGCCCAGTTTCAGTGCGGATGGCACAAAGGTTCTCTATACGACAGACAGAAACGGTACGTCGGAACAATACTTCGCTCCCGTGACTGGCGGAACTGAGTACCCGGCCGTATCGTCGTCAAACCTGTTTGCTGTGGGAGACAGTCTCACCGCTGGTGCTGGCTCATCCGGTGGTGGCTACCCGGCGCAACTGTCCGCTCTGCTCAATGACCGAACTTATATTAACGCCGGCGTCGGGGGCCAGACCTCAACGCAGATCGCCGCCCGGATTGGAGCAGAGTCGGTAACAATGACGCTCGATAACAATGCGATACCGTCGAGCGGGCCTGTGAATGCCTCCAGCTTATCGATCATCCTGCTTTCGACGGCAGCAGACGATGTGACCCGAAACTTGCCAGGAACAATCTGCTCCGTTCATGGTGTGCTTAAGCGCACGGCCGCTGGTGGACCGCCTTCCACAAGTGAAACGTACATGTTCACCCGCGATACCACCGGGCAGGCGGTCACCTGTTCACCGTGGTCCGGCTTCGTCGCCGACGCGCAGGGATATGACACGTGGACCGCGCTCATTTGGGTCGGTCGAAACAATTACTGGAACCCAACGACAGTCATCGCGGACGTCAAATCCATCGTGCAATGGCTCAAGCCAACCAGTCCGCACTTCGTGGTGCTTTCAGTCACCAAGGCCAATCTTCCCGTGGAATATCCCGGTGCCGTGGGCGCGCGGACAATCGACGACCTAAACGCGACCTTAAAAGCGACGTATCCGGACAATTTCGTCGATATCGAGACGCCACTGTTCAATGCGTACAATCCGAGCCTTCCTCAGGACGTCATCGATCACAACAACAACATCCCGCCAACTTCCCTGCGTTCCGACCTCGGGCATTTTAACGACGCGGGATACGCGATCGTCGCTCAGCAGGTCAAGTCATTCCTTATGTCAAAAAACTGGTAGTGCGCACGGAGAATTAAACCGGTAAGTTTTGAATCAAAAACAAAACCCCACGAGAAGACCAATCATGAAACTATTGGGTAGCACCAAAGCGATTGTGCGCAACCGCACAATTGAGCTTGACTTCATACGCGGCATTGCAATCATCGCGGTGATGGGATTTCACTTCCACTGGGTCGATACCGGCTACTGGTTTATACCGTTCATCGAATATCCACTGAACCACTTCGGCCGGGAAGGCGTGAATCTGTTCTTCGTATTAAGCGGTTTTCTGGTCGGAGGGGTGCTGTTGCGCCAATATGCGCAGACCGGGAGCGTCGATGCGTGGCGCTTCATCGTGCGGCGTATCTTCAAGATCTGGCCTGCGTTCTACGCGCTGATCCTCTTTCACGTGCTGGCTGGCCGCCACCCGAGCAACACATTTCTGTGGCAGAACCTCACGCACCTGCAGAACTACTACGGAACGTCGATCGCACAGACCTGGAGCCTTGCGGTCGAAGAACACTTCTACCTGTTCCTCCCGGTGCTGTTGTTGCTGCTTGCGGCCTTTCGCGCTCGTGCGAACACGATTCTCTGGGTGCTCGGCGTGATCTCTGTGGTGGTGCTGATTGCTCGCAGCGTGGTGGTGATGCGCGGTGATTTAATGGCGGCTTTCTTCTACACGCAGTACCGTATCGACAGCCTTCTTGATGGCGTGATGCTCGCCGTGTTCTACTGGATGAAGCCCGAGGTCTACAAGCGCTTTGCGCAGAAAAAAGATCTACTGGTTGTGCTCGTGCTGGCGCTCGTCGCGTGGCTCGTGCTTGGCACGAAGCACGGCGCGCTCGATGAAAGCATCGGTTACACGTTTCAGGGGATCGGCTATGTCGCGCTGATCGTCCTCGTTCTGGAGTATTCGTCGACGATTCGCGAGTCAATGATATTTCGCGCGATCGCCTGGATTGGCGTGTACTCGTATGGTATCTACCTGTGGCATTCGCTCGCACTCGGGCCGGGCGAAATCCTGATGCGCAAAACAGCGGCGCTAGGTGTTCCGCCGCTCGTTGCGTGGGTCTTAGTGCTGGTTGCGCAGTTCGCTATTGCAATCGGAATCGGATCTGTGATGTCCCGATTGATCGAGTTTCCGTTCCTTCGGCTGCGCAACGCGTTGTTCCCGGTGCGGAAAACGGTGGTGGAGGTGGAGTTGCCCGAGGTTGAGATGGCCGTCGAAGGCTAGGTTGACCAGGATGGCGTCGGACGAGCACCGGGTTTCCTCTTACGGTGCAAGTGCTCGCGATCAGGATTGGCATCAGGCATCTTGATCGGGACGTCTCAAGATCTTGAGGTTTGTTCGACGCCTGACCATGTCCGCGCACTCGCGCTAGTCACTCACAAGATTCCTGCCCGCGCTAAACGCGGCCCGAACTTCGTTCACCGTCTGTTCGGGCGCTTGCAGATGCGGATAGTGGCCGAGTTTAGGGAGAATCGAAAGCTTCACACCGTTACGGTTCGCGTACTCAACGCCCATTTCCTTCCTGATATAGATATCCTGCTCGCCCCACACCACCTTCACGGGGACCTTCAGCTTTGCCATATTGGCTTCGAAGTAGTCCTGGTCGCGGGTAAAGTAGGAGTAGTAGTAGAAGAAGGCATCTGCCGATGTGACGTCACCGCCCCACCCTTTCGCTATGTCGTCCCTGAACTCCTGAGACAACGCGTAACGCTCCTCCGCCGACATGCCGCGGAAGAATGTGTTTGCCAGGATTTCATCACGGTTCTTGTTCATCGCGGCATGCACGGCATCAGACGAAGGCTTTGACTTCAGGCCCTGCAGGCTTTCGTACATGTACTGTGGGCGGTTGAATGGGGCAAAGTCGCCAACTATGATCTCTCTGGCGATATTCGGTTGCTCCAATGCTGCCAGCAGCGCAGGCAAGGCGCCGATATCGGTGGCATAAATCACCAGCTTCGAACTGTCGATGCCAGACGTGCGGATATAGTCTTCCAGCACACGGGCACAATCCTTCGGCGCGTAGGAGAAGCGATCGGCGCCCGGACGCGAGGACTGTCCGTAGCCCGGCCAGTCAAACGCATGCACCTCGTAATCGCTGGACAGGGATTCGGCGATCGGCTTCCACGCATACATCGTCTCCGGGAAGCCGTGCAGGAACAGTACCGTACCCTTTGGATGCGCGGGCCGATAGACCATATGACGCAGCTTGATGTCAGGATTGACCTGCACCTCGCCGACTTCAACCTTCAGCGTCGACGAGGATGACGTCGGCACAATCCTGCATGCGGAATTGCCCAAAACTGCGGAGAAGATTGTCGCCGTCGTTACAAGTTTGAACATGATCGTGGCTCTCGTTTAGTGCGCAATTGCGCCAGGTAAATTGCGCTTCATTGCTTCAGAATTTCAATGGGTCGCCCAAAGCAGTGCACCAGCCCAGTACGCTCCAGCGCTTTCTACTGGGGGAAAGGCGGATTCAAAAGCTTACTCAACGGCTTCAATGGGCCTATTGGGAGGAGCGAAAATGTCATCAGGCGCGCTTTCCCCAAGGGAAGTGCTTCAAGGATCTCATGCGCTTGATTTACGTCGGTAACGTTCAGGATGAACGCCACCCCAGCGCGGTCTTGCAGTGAATACCATTGATCAATCTTGCCCTCGAGGTAGAGCTGCGCCGTCTCGCGAATTTCGGTTGGGAGAGTGTGTTGGACTAGTTGCATGTCCGTGCCCGGTGGAAAGGTGCCAACGGCCAATATCTTCGTGGTTGGCGTGGTTGGCATCGGAGTGGTGTGCGCCATGGAAACTCCAGCAGAAGCGACCAGCACAGAGGCTGCTGTCAAATCAAGAAGAAGCCGTTTCATCGTGCGGCCTCGAACACAGGCTGCGACTGCAATCTTCAGATACCGTCTTCAGCGCCGCTGCTTCCGGTCCCGTCAGATAGCACTCGCTGAAGCGCTCATCGACGCGCTCCCACATCAGTTTCGAAAACAGCAGCATCGCATTGAGCGGGCGATGATCAATGACCACGGATTCCGTCTCGCCGTGTTCGTTCATATGCGCGACGACCACGGTCTCGATCGGCACACCCTGGATCTGCGAGCGATAGGACTCCATATACAAACCGTCGCCAATCGCGCCCTTGTAGCTGTGATGCTGGAATTCGTAGAGCGAGACAGCGTGTTTGATCACGGAGAGAATGTCGGCGCGTCCTTCGATCGGACGCTTCAGGACGGTGGCTTCGAGCGTCGCGTTTTCAGCGAGGCTCGTCAGCCAGAGCGGCGGACCACCAGCGGGTGCCAGCACGGGTGCCGTGTCGTTGAATTTCATGGTACTGCTCCTTCTTTCAGGTCATCGGATGTGGCCATGATCGGGGTTTACTCGTGCGTCCAGAAGTGGCAGCATCGCCATTATTCAGGGAATTTCAGACACACAAATGGCCATCGTCCGCATCTGGGTCTATGACGGAATCCTCGCGTCCGGCGTCGCGGGCCCTGTTGACGTCTTCAGCGCGGCCAATCAGTTCCATGCGCGCAAGGCCGCACCGGGTACGACCCCAGCGCCGGTGTTCGTGTGGCACGTGGAATCCCTCGACGGGCATCCCGTCACGGCTGCGTCGGGTCAGACCATTCACGTCGACGGCAAGATCGACCCGCGCAAACGGGCGGACGCCGTTCTGCTGACGGCGCCGTTTTTCTCGAACATCGACGAGTTCATCGGGCGCCGCGAGCAGTTGAACGAGCTGTCTTCCGCGCTGCGGCGCCAACGCAAGGCAGGCGCTGTGCTGGCGGCTTATTGCACGGCCAACTACCTGCTCGCCGAGGCGGGCCTGCTTGATGGCCGCGCCGCAACGACGCACTGGGCGAGAGCCGCGGACTTCGCGCGCCGCTATCCGCGTGTCGCAGTTCGCGCACACGAACTGCTGATCGAGCAAGACGGCATCATCTCGGGCGGGTCCGTAACGTCGTATCTGAATCTCGCAGTGCGGCTCGTGGAAACATTCGCCGGCGAAGGACTCGCCACGATGACCGCGAAGGCGCTGTTGATCGACATGAACCGGACTTCGCAGGCTTCCTATGCAACGCTACTCGACGAACATGGGCATACCGACACCCTTGTCGCACGCGCCCAGCAGCAGATGGAGGCTACGTTGCAGCAGGGATTCCGGTTGAGCGATCTGGCCGCATCGCTTGCCGTCAGCGAACGCACACTCAATCGCCGTTTTAAGGAAGCCGTCGGCCTGGCACCGCTCACGTATCTACAAAACCTGCGCATCGAGGTCGCGAAACGCCTGCTGGAGACGCGGCCAATTGGGCTCGAGGCGGTGAGTCAACGTGTCGGTTATGGCGATATCAGCACATTTCGGCAATTGTTCAAGCGCAAGACCGGATTGTCGCCGAGTGAATATCAGATGCGGTTCTCGCGTGCCAAGGCGGAAAATATGGAAGCCGAATCCGGCCGCAACGGCGGCTAAGGCCACGCGAGATGATCACGCCGCAGCGCTCGTCGTCGACCCATCGGCCTCCGAATCACTCACGCGAACGTCCGCGACGGCGTCTTTCACTTGGGAAAACGACTCTGGTTCGATCGGCTCGATGGTAGCAGCGAGGCCCGTCGCCAGACCGGCATGGCGTTCGAGCAAGGCTTTAAGTTCAGGGCGCAGTCCATCGCCGCGTTGGGCTGCGAGCGCGTGAAGCGATAGTAACGGCAACATGATCGGACTCCAGTCAATGAAGGACAGGCGAGCCGTACATCGATAATCGGATTGGCGACCGGGCCCCGGCAAGATACAGGCAATTCGAGCGCGCCATTCTTCATCCGACGACCTCGCCTACTGTGCGATAGCGTGGACACGATACGGCCGCCGCTGCGCGCAGACACTCCGGTTCTTGCTGTCTCATTGTTGCGAACTCAAAGTAACGCTTGACGCAAGCGGCTATGTCGTCTGGTCGTCGTTGCTCGCTTGGGTCACTCACGCGCGGCACACTGAGCTGGTAGTGTGGTGGAATGCCAACTACCATGAATTCGAGCGCGTAGTGCGGCAGGTGCCTAACCTCTCCATCGAGCGGATGTCTTACAGCCGGCATCGCCGGCTTCTAGCCGCGGCTCATGTCGAACGCCAGGCGTCTAAACGGAGGCAAACGATGACACGAGTTCGAGTTTGGGGCTTCACCATCTCACTTGACGGATACGGAGCAGGTCCGAATCAAGATATCGACAATCCTCTCGGCATTGGCGGGACGGAACTGCACCAGTGGCTATTCCCAACACGCACGTTCCAGCGCGCCCTGTTCGACAAGGACGGCGGTACGACCGGGGTTGACGATGATTTCGCCGCCCGTGGCTTTCAGAATGTTGGGGCCTGGATTCTTGGGCGGAACATGTTCGGACCCATTCGTGGCGACTGGCCGGACACAAACTGGAAAGGCTGGTGGGGAGATAATCCGCCGTATCACGTTCCAGTCTTCATCTTGACCCATCATGCTCGTCCCCTCATCGAGATGAAGGGCGACACGACGTTCCACTTCATAACAGGAGGCATTCGCGAGGCGCTCGACCGTGCACGCGAGGCCGCTGCCGGAATGGACGTGCGGATCGGCGGTGGGCCGAACACAATCCGGCAGTATCTTCGCGAGGGCCTCATTGATGAACTGCACATTGCTATCGCGCCGGTCCTGCTCGGCCGGGGAGAATCGCTGTTCGAAGGGGTTGACTTGCGGGCTCTGGGATACGAATGCGTTGAATTCGTAGCGTCGGAGAAGGCCACGCATGTCGTCCTACGACGCCAAGGGCAGACGGACGTCTAGCCACTCGCTGTTGGTCGAAGTCCCTGACGGAGCGTGATCCGCTGCAGATACATGGGGCGCGGATCGCTGTT
The genomic region above belongs to Paraburkholderia sp. HP33-1 and contains:
- a CDS encoding nucleotidyltransferase family protein, whose translation is MNSPLPCLILAGGFGTRLRSVLGDECPKALAPIGGRPFLGWLLQALARQGVPEAVLSLGFGRDSIRDFVASSRPDIAVSFVEEREPLGTGGAIIHALRSYGVPATLVMNGDTLCEVDLSALSAHLQETDADIVMAATHVADASRYGTIDIDAKTGRLAAFKEKHEGAGLINAGVYAINATRLLSRDFPEKFSFERDFLEKSLSSVDVRVYAQVGEFIDIGVPQDYARAQTFIPQLFQASVDEA
- a CDS encoding D-sedoheptulose 7-phosphate isomerase, giving the protein MSMSVREEIAKTAKVMQAIGADEGLIERIQRVAARITQAFRDGNKVLLAGNGGSAADAQHIAGEFVSRFMFDRPGLPAFALTVDTSVMTAIGNDYGYERLFERQIQATGRAGDVFWAYSTSGRSPNILRALEAARAAGLYTVGFTGNGPGAAMMRERCDVLLDMPSAETPKIQEGHLVCGHIICGLVEEEIFG
- a CDS encoding GHMP family kinase ATP-binding protein yields the protein MTDFVARSRAPLRLGLAGGGTDVSPYSDRFGGLALNVTIDKFAYASIAPRDDATIELVAADTDIRWIGPVAPQLQTRDGLALHVGVYNRIVREFNGGHPLAVTITTYSEAPPGSGLGSSSTIVVALVQAFCELLSLPLGEYDVASLAHDIERVDLSLAGGKQDQYAATFGGLNFMEFYGDRVIVNPLRIKQETKAEIEASLVLYFTGVSRESANIIREQSANVVNGAGESLAALHRVKEEAVRMKEAVLKADFNAFAASMRDGWESKKRMAKSISNPVIDELYRIAVNAGAKGGKVSGAGGGGFMMFFVDPVDRAGLMRALRANTHLNGSVLNCTFTDLGAHSWRKSR
- a CDS encoding DUF1566 domain-containing protein codes for the protein MKTMPQLQIPPLAEGEVYVGATGNKDGYLYHVILLPGDREPASWTAQLDWAKSIGGDLPNCEEMPMLFANFRDRFKEEHYWSNQEDPHFIEWARSYFFRYGTESRLPINGEFRARAVRRLPI
- a CDS encoding SGNH/GDSL hydrolase family protein — its product is MNGRQSLLMALAITLILSGCGNGGSSTTGSSPTSTITSTPTPTPTATSGHYGAYSQSVSGYYQVFVVDTSTGVTIQISSIGNNTSPSFSADGTKVLYTTDRNGTSEQYFAPVTGGTEYPAVSSSNLFAVGDSLTAGAGSSGGGYPAQLSALLNDRTYINAGVGGQTSTQIAARIGAESVTMTLDNNAIPSSGPVNASSLSIILLSTAADDVTRNLPGTICSVHGVLKRTAAGGPPSTSETYMFTRDTTGQAVTCSPWSGFVADAQGYDTWTALIWVGRNNYWNPTTVIADVKSIVQWLKPTSPHFVVLSVTKANLPVEYPGAVGARTIDDLNATLKATYPDNFVDIETPLFNAYNPSLPQDVIDHNNNIPPTSLRSDLGHFNDAGYAIVAQQVKSFLMSKNW
- a CDS encoding acyltransferase family protein gives rise to the protein MKLLGSTKAIVRNRTIELDFIRGIAIIAVMGFHFHWVDTGYWFIPFIEYPLNHFGREGVNLFFVLSGFLVGGVLLRQYAQTGSVDAWRFIVRRIFKIWPAFYALILFHVLAGRHPSNTFLWQNLTHLQNYYGTSIAQTWSLAVEEHFYLFLPVLLLLLAAFRARANTILWVLGVISVVVLIARSVVVMRGDLMAAFFYTQYRIDSLLDGVMLAVFYWMKPEVYKRFAQKKDLLVVLVLALVAWLVLGTKHGALDESIGYTFQGIGYVALIVLVLEYSSTIRESMIFRAIAWIGVYSYGIYLWHSLALGPGEILMRKTAALGVPPLVAWVLVLVAQFAIAIGIGSVMSRLIEFPFLRLRNALFPVRKTVVEVELPEVEMAVEG
- a CDS encoding alpha/beta fold hydrolase, with the translated sequence MFKLVTTATIFSAVLGNSACRIVPTSSSSTLKVEVGEVQVNPDIKLRHMVYRPAHPKGTVLFLHGFPETMYAWKPIAESLSSDYEVHAFDWPGYGQSSRPGADRFSYAPKDCARVLEDYIRTSGIDSSKLVIYATDIGALPALLAALEQPNIAREIIVGDFAPFNRPQYMYESLQGLKSKPSSDAVHAAMNKNRDEILANTFFRGMSAEERYALSQEFRDDIAKGWGGDVTSADAFFYYYSYFTRDQDYFEANMAKLKVPVKVVWGEQDIYIRKEMGVEYANRNGVKLSILPKLGHYPHLQAPEQTVNEVRAAFSAGRNLVSD
- a CDS encoding GlxA family transcriptional regulator; translation: MAIVRIWVYDGILASGVAGPVDVFSAANQFHARKAAPGTTPAPVFVWHVESLDGHPVTAASGQTIHVDGKIDPRKRADAVLLTAPFFSNIDEFIGRREQLNELSSALRRQRKAGAVLAAYCTANYLLAEAGLLDGRAATTHWARAADFARRYPRVAVRAHELLIEQDGIISGGSVTSYLNLAVRLVETFAGEGLATMTAKALLIDMNRTSQASYATLLDEHGHTDTLVARAQQQMEATLQQGFRLSDLAASLAVSERTLNRRFKEAVGLAPLTYLQNLRIEVAKRLLETRPIGLEAVSQRVGYGDISTFRQLFKRKTGLSPSEYQMRFSRAKAENMEAESGRNGG
- a CDS encoding dihydrofolate reductase family protein, with the protein product MTRVRVWGFTISLDGYGAGPNQDIDNPLGIGGTELHQWLFPTRTFQRALFDKDGGTTGVDDDFAARGFQNVGAWILGRNMFGPIRGDWPDTNWKGWWGDNPPYHVPVFILTHHARPLIEMKGDTTFHFITGGIREALDRAREAAAGMDVRIGGGPNTIRQYLREGLIDELHIAIAPVLLGRGESLFEGVDLRALGYECVEFVASEKATHVVLRRQGQTDV